GTCACGTCAGCCACGGGCACGGGCGTATTGGTCAGTAAACAAGTGAATATTTGTAGAAATCATAACGAAGGCAGTTTCTGTCATGTTTGTACAAAGCAGAGTTTCACATGCTTTGTGTTGTGTAGGCAAGCACAGGAAGCATCCTGGAGGTCGTGGTAATGCCGGAGGAATGCATCATCACAGAATCAACTTCGATAAATAGTGAGTATTAAACATTAATGAAACTTCATTGGCATTGTTAATATGTGCGCGAGTTCTGTAGATTTGAACCGGACTGTATCTGTCTGCACTCAGTATGGTTGAAACTTCAGCTGTTGTTCATCTTGCATTCACACATTGATCGCGTCCAGTCAAATGAATGTCAACagacacatttacatttttctgtTTCGTTGCATATTAAACTTTGAATCTAAGGGTTATTTGACCAATATGAGATCGAAATGGCACTTAACCTcttgactaaaattatatttgGATCATCTTGTTATTTCACACCaagttataaaaaatacaaatgaaagagAAGCTGCATCATGAGTTGTATTATTTGGAATAAATGGTTGATTTACTGAAAACGAAAGCCCTAGTGTTCGACTGCATATCCTGTTGCCTTTTATTTGTGACCAGCATGCAATACTTATCATTTATGAAGTGACTCGACCCTTGTGATTAATGTGATAGACCTACTCTTGACATTTGCTTGTAGAGCCATTGTGAATGTGAACGCATGTGTCTGCTCCAGTCATCCAGGTTATTTTGGTAAGGTGGGCATGAGGCACTATCACCTGAAGAAAAACACTGTCTTCTGCCCCACAATTAACCTGGATAAACTGTGGACGCTGGTCAGCGAGCAGACGCGAGTGAACTACAGCAAGAAACCTGACGGACCAGCACCCATCATAGATGTTGTGCGCGCTGTAAGTAACTTCTGAACAAAatcttatgaatgaatgaatgatcatCTGACGGATCTTTGAAACATGTCCAGGGTCCTATGAAATTTTACAAAttctattttttctgaattctgtttttaaagtgttttatttttatttttaacctgtctaatcaaatgaattaaagtcaacatgaaacagaagTTGCGACTGACTTCGGTATTGTGatttatttccaagtgaaacagcttatcgaaTAAGAAAAAATTGTAGGGTGGGGATTttagtttatccattggttgttgattggattgtgaaaatatggccATTGCATAGTGGAACAGAGGCATAtgtgaatgtgagtttgcagtggacacacacccctaccactgtgctgctcgagtcagagccggttatccgtgaaattgagcagcgatctcaGCGCattatcaaactgacaacataaaggCACGAGTACATTGCGGTCTTTACTTACGAAAAGGCTGTAGCCGTTgaaaaacaagtgagtaaaagagaaccatattttaacatttagaaTCGCAATAcattacaccaatcagccacaatattaaaaccactgacgtgaagtgaataacatttattatatattaggcagcaagtgaacagtcagctcttgaatttcatgtgtttgaagcaggaaaaatgggcaaacgtatggatctgagcaactttgacaagggccaaattgtgatggctagacgactgggtcagagcatctccaaaacggcaggtcttgtggggtgttgcagtggttagtacctaccaaaagtggtccaaggaaggacaaccggtgaaccagcaacagggtcatgggcgcccaaggctcactgatgcgtgtggggagtgaaggctagcccgtctggtccagtCCCAGAAGAGGTACTGTAGCACAGATTTCTGacaaacttaatgctggccatgatagaaagctgTCAGAACACACAATgaatcgcagcttgctgcgtagctGCAGAGCGGTcggagtgcccatgctgacccctgtccactgccgaaagagcctacaatgggcacgtgagtgtcagaactggaccattgAGCAAtgaaagaaggtggcctggtctgatgaatcatgttttcttttagatcaggttgcaccatgggaagaaggcaggcctgCGGAGGCAGTGTGTTGCTCTGGGCAATGtgctgctgggaaaccttggttgttactttgacacgtatcacctacctaaaaattgttgcagaccacgtacaccccttcatggcaacggtatttcctgatggctttggcctctttcagcaggataatgcaccctgcaaaaattgttcagaaatggtttgaggaacatgacagagttcaaggtgttgacttgcctccaaattccccagatctcaatccaattgagcatctatggcaggggtcagcaacctatggcacatgtgccagcacctgcattccaatatGCATCTTGATGTAaacctcatgatcacgcagtgtgattttctttagctgaatgggagacctaaacaaaaagttaaaatgtgacgagattacagtatacccaacagactcgcggagcgcgtgcaagccattcgcgcatcacaaacTGGCAGTGCTTCAATTTTGGTTAATCACGTGAGTAAACACCTGCTTTGCTTCTGTCAGTCTGCGCAGGTGACAgactacattccgtgtttcatttagttcttttttgctttcagaacaacacgtgatgtagtAAGGAAAACACcgctattaatccttgagatttccaatcCAGCATACAGTTACATCCTCCTTAAAcaatggtcacactcaaaatcacattaaacgattaaaagagaaaacaatcCCACATCATGGGGTTCAAAATCTGagtttattcaaaatataaattaaacctggaaataaagttttaggattttgtaggtgcgattcactgaaatgggctaaatagttgatcagcttgtAATGCCCGAATGGCTTGTACGCGCAGCGcaagtctcatcacactttaatagtgtttagtctccctttcagctgatgaaaacacactgcataATCACatggaaggattacatcaagatgtagattggaatgcaggtgcgaaaacttcatataaataaaatgtatatctctCGCtattgcttgcgtgctagtgattacccctctgtgtgatttcgaaaaaagtatgacataatataagaaatatttgttTCCACAATTTCGTGAttagtaatcaaataagcaaatttgtgacattaactgttttaactcattttgtacaaaaggacaagttttctttcattaaagaactcaaaaatcataatcatggggttttgcacaaattttcacTTAAACCGTTATGCTAAtaatatttgtaatgaaaaataaattagaaaaatgcaaaatagaaaaagTTTCAGAAGTGGACTCCAACTTTGTAATATCACATACATGGGCATGTTGTGGGGGGTTGGGGTGTTGGCACAGCCATTGTTTAGGAAAATAAAcgatggcactccatgtcaaaaaggttgccatcccctgatctatgggatgtgctggaccaacaagtccgaaccatggaggccccaccttgcagtttacaggacttaaaggatctgctgctaacgtcttggtgtcCATGCCTCg
This genomic window from Myxocyprinus asiaticus isolate MX2 ecotype Aquarium Trade chromosome 48, UBuf_Myxa_2, whole genome shotgun sequence contains:
- the LOC127437579 gene encoding 60S ribosomal protein L27a, whose product is MPTKKTKTRKLRGHVSHGHGRIGKHRKHPGGRGNAGGMHHHRINFDKYHPGYFGKVGMRHYHLKKNTVFCPTINLDKLWTLVSEQTRVNYSKKPDGPAPIIDVVRAGYFKVLGKGKLPKQPVIVKAKFFSRRAEEKIKGVGGACVLTA